A DNA window from Anaerocolumna sp. AGMB13020 contains the following coding sequences:
- a CDS encoding carbohydrate ABC transporter permease, translated as MKHRAINIRKGIIIGALYLIAVLFMLPVLLTVLKSVRYKDGFSLQGYYELFFNCFPFYRMFWNSVFYSALITAGTLLISLPAAFAFKFARFRGKNLIFVIYILLMMMPLQVMILPNYIGLRDIGILNTPMAIVLPMWFSPLGVVVLHQYMREIDCTVIEAARLETNSVLRVIIFCILPQIKTCLAAVTLLVFTEMWNMVEQPLLYVNEDKYRNLSAFIARPELYEPGVMLPASVVFLVPSFLCYMLFHEELKKGLKY; from the coding sequence ATGAAGCACAGAGCAATTAATATCAGGAAAGGTATAATAATAGGTGCCTTATATCTCATCGCAGTACTCTTCATGCTGCCTGTTTTATTAACGGTTCTGAAATCTGTCCGTTATAAGGATGGATTTTCCTTACAGGGATACTACGAGCTATTTTTTAACTGCTTTCCCTTTTATCGCATGTTCTGGAATTCAGTATTCTACTCTGCACTTATTACAGCTGGAACACTCCTAATCAGCCTTCCTGCTGCATTTGCCTTTAAATTTGCACGATTCAGAGGTAAGAATTTGATTTTTGTTATTTATATACTTCTTATGATGATGCCACTACAAGTCATGATACTTCCTAATTATATCGGACTTCGTGATATAGGAATTTTGAATACCCCTATGGCTATTGTATTGCCTATGTGGTTTTCTCCTTTGGGTGTGGTTGTCCTTCACCAGTATATGAGGGAGATTGATTGTACTGTAATTGAAGCTGCCAGGTTAGAAACCAACTCCGTTCTGCGGGTAATAATTTTCTGTATCCTGCCACAAATCAAAACTTGTCTTGCTGCTGTGACCCTACTAGTGTTTACTGAAATGTGGAATATGGTCGAACAGCCATTACTCTATGTTAATGAAGACAAGTACAGGAATCTATCCGCTTTTATAGCACGTCCGGAGCTCTATGAGCCGGGGGTAATGCTACCGGCTTCTGTTGTGTTCCTGGTACCGTCATTTTTGTGCTACATGTTATTCCATGAAGAACTTAAGAAAGGTCTGAAGTATTAA
- the rimP gene encoding ribosome maturation factor RimP yields MAKKEDYEQKTEKLLEPIIAEHQFELVDVEYVKEGSNWYLRAYIDKEGGITVDDCEIVSRILSDLLDKHDFIPDAYILEVSSPGLGRQLKKEKDFKRSLGQEVEVKLYKAIEKQKQFTGILKDYNDETITLEFEEEETLAIPRQNISLIRLAFDF; encoded by the coding sequence ATGGCTAAGAAAGAAGATTACGAACAGAAGACCGAGAAATTATTGGAGCCGATTATTGCAGAGCATCAATTTGAACTGGTGGATGTGGAGTATGTAAAAGAAGGCAGCAACTGGTATTTAAGAGCTTATATAGACAAAGAAGGCGGAATAACTGTGGATGACTGTGAGATCGTCAGCAGAATCTTAAGTGACCTGCTGGATAAACATGATTTCATACCAGATGCCTATATCTTAGAGGTCAGCTCACCGGGCCTTGGCAGACAGCTGAAAAAAGAGAAAGATTTTAAGAGAAGCCTTGGTCAAGAAGTTGAAGTGAAGCTTTATAAGGCGATTGAGAAGCAAAAGCAGTTTACTGGTATCTTAAAAGACTATAACGATGAAACAATAACTCTTGAGTTTGAAGAGGAAGAAACGCTTGCGATCCCAAGGCAGAATATATCCTTAATCCGCCTTGCGTTTGATTTTTGA
- the nusA gene encoding transcription termination factor NusA, with amino-acid sequence MNNNKELIDALNQIEREKDISKEILLEAMENSLVAACKNHFGKADNIRVNINRDTGAVNVYAEREIVETVTDPVTQISVVEARLKFPRNDIGDVVNVEVTPKNFGRIAAQKAKQVVVQKIREEERKVLFNQYYSKEKDLVTGIVQRYVGNNVSINLGKVDAVLTENEQVRGEHFRPTDRIKLYVLEVKDTTKGPKITVSRTHPELVKRLFESEVAEVKDGTVEIKSISREAGSRTKIAVYSNNADVDPVGACVGINGARVNAIVSELKGEKIDIINWSEDPAILIENALSPAKVVAVSVDEGEKSARVIVPDYQLSLAIGKEGQNARLAARLTGFKIDIKSETQADEIGW; translated from the coding sequence ATGAACAATAACAAAGAGTTAATTGACGCATTAAATCAGATTGAAAGAGAAAAGGATATCAGTAAGGAAATTCTGCTGGAAGCCATGGAGAATTCACTAGTTGCGGCCTGTAAAAACCATTTCGGAAAAGCAGATAATATCAGGGTCAACATCAATCGTGATACCGGTGCGGTAAATGTCTATGCGGAGCGAGAAATCGTAGAGACTGTAACCGACCCCGTTACACAGATCAGTGTAGTCGAAGCCAGACTGAAATTCCCCAGAAATGATATCGGAGATGTTGTTAATGTGGAAGTAACTCCCAAGAATTTCGGACGTATTGCTGCTCAGAAAGCAAAACAGGTAGTAGTACAAAAAATAAGGGAAGAAGAGAGGAAAGTACTATTCAATCAATATTACAGTAAAGAAAAAGATTTAGTAACTGGTATTGTACAACGCTATGTAGGAAATAATGTAAGTATTAACCTTGGTAAGGTAGACGCAGTTCTTACAGAGAATGAGCAGGTAAGAGGTGAGCATTTCAGACCCACTGACCGCATAAAGTTATATGTACTGGAAGTAAAGGATACTACAAAGGGACCTAAGATTACCGTGTCCAGAACTCATCCTGAATTGGTTAAAAGACTGTTTGAGTCAGAAGTAGCCGAAGTAAAGGACGGAACGGTAGAGATAAAGAGTATCTCAAGAGAAGCTGGTTCCAGAACTAAAATTGCAGTATATTCCAACAATGCGGATGTGGATCCGGTTGGTGCCTGTGTAGGTATCAACGGAGCAAGAGTAAATGCCATTGTCAGTGAGCTTAAGGGTGAGAAAATCGACATCATTAACTGGAGCGAAGATCCTGCTATTCTTATAGAGAATGCATTAAGTCCTGCAAAGGTCGTTGCGGTATCTGTAGACGAAGGAGAAAAAAGTGCCCGTGTTATCGTGCCTGATTATCAGCTTTCTCTTGCAATCGGAAAAGAAGGTCAGAATGCACGTCTTGCAGCAAGATTGACCGGCTTTAAGATTGATATCAAGAGTGAAACACAGGCAGACGAAATCGGCTGGTAA
- the rnpM gene encoding RNase P modulator RnpM, with translation MATVKKIPQRQCIGCGEMKNKKEMIRVIKTPEDMIMLDVTGKKNGRGAYMCKSLDCFAKAAKSKGLERSLKVNIPVEVYEELKKELNGLGI, from the coding sequence ATGGCAACAGTAAAAAAAATTCCCCAAAGGCAATGTATCGGCTGTGGTGAGATGAAGAATAAAAAAGAAATGATCCGTGTTATTAAAACACCGGAGGATATGATCATGCTCGATGTCACAGGCAAAAAGAACGGCAGAGGCGCATATATGTGCAAGTCTTTAGATTGTTTTGCCAAGGCAGCAAAGAGCAAAGGCCTTGAAAGGTCCCTAAAAGTGAATATTCCGGTAGAGGTGTATGAGGAATTGAAAAAGGAGCTGAACGGACTTGGCATATGA
- a CDS encoding L7Ae/L30e/S12e/Gadd45 family ribosomal protein, which translates to MAYEKNRTKVLSYIGLATKAGKLLSGEFLTEKTVKEGKAKLVIVAEDSSDNTKKMFTNMCTYYKVPIYFFGEKTELGHAIGKEFRASLVLTDKGLADMVEKQLNINNDDTCEKLQTNSDDMSHN; encoded by the coding sequence TTGGCATATGAAAAAAATAGAACAAAAGTATTATCTTATATCGGTTTGGCAACAAAAGCAGGTAAACTTTTAAGCGGCGAATTTCTTACGGAAAAAACCGTGAAAGAAGGAAAAGCAAAGCTTGTGATTGTGGCTGAAGACTCATCAGATAACACAAAAAAAATGTTTACCAATATGTGTACTTACTATAAAGTGCCGATTTACTTTTTTGGTGAAAAGACAGAACTTGGTCATGCTATTGGTAAAGAATTCAGGGCTTCCCTGGTTCTAACGGACAAAGGCCTGGCTGACATGGTAGAAAAGCAACTGAACATAAACAACGATGACACATGTGAGAAACTGCAAACAAACAGTGATGACATGAGTCATAATTAG